The following is a genomic window from Gimesia sp..
TCGTCTTGCCCTGATCGAGTGATTTATATACTAATGCCCTTCCTCTCAGATAGAGGAGAAAATCGAATCTGCACAATGAGCAATTAGCCTCGTCGTTGCGAGAAAAATCAGCTGACGGGTGTTCCCTATCGGGTGCAGAAATGAGTGACACTGAATATTTCCGATATTTTTAGCGCAATCAAATAAAAAGTTTGCATTAAAAATCACAGATTATAAACTGAGTGGAACATAACACCCTTCATTTATATTTCGAGTCAACATTTCTAAGAGACAGATCATTTCAGTACATCTTTGATTCGCTCATCATTCTGATGAGGGCATCAGTGCGACCTTCTGTCTTCGAACCTTTTCGATTCAGTGTGTACCGCTTCAAATTCACCCTCTTTTGTAGCGCATGCGCATGTAGTTTTGGAGATTCAATTCCTAGCTGAGGCACGATTTAGCAGCTAAAAACGACAAACAATCCGACGACATTTCATTCAGATATTCATACTTTATTCGGTTTTTTATGGAGAAATCGTCATGAAGAAGCTGGTGTCGATGTTTCATTCGTTGCTGATCGGTCCTGTTACCTTTTGTGTCGGAATGCTGGTCATTCTGTTCGCGTCTCTGATCGGAATTAACCGTCTGGTGGAGGTAGATGCCTCAGGCAGACCGCTGGTGAAGAGAAAGTGCGTGGCAGATCGGCATCCCATCACAACGGAAATGATCGAGCTCACTAAGGACCTGGGCTGGGATGAAAATCCCGCTAACCTTTCCAAGCTCGATCAACTGACCGATTTTCATAGAAAGATGGCTACCGAAACCGTCACCGAGACGGATTCTCTGTCACTCATCAAAAAAGTCGATTTCGATTAGTTTGACAGTTCCACGAACACATCTTTTCATTTACATCTCTCAGATGTATTCAATCAAATTACAGGCACTCTCTGCAGTTGAGTCATCTCAACCTGCAAGCCCGGTCCAGCTCAATCTCTCACACGTCATGCAGTGGGACCGGGGCTCAGTGTTTGTAGATTTTATGACGCGGACGATCTGACAGAATCTCTTCCTTACCCCAGTTGGTAACCGCACGAAAAGCATCGCTGTGGATAAAATCCTGGAATGCCTGTTCGTCGGACCATTCACTGGTAATCATGTAAGAAGCGTTGTCGCTCACATCCTGCCACAAGTGGGATGAGGTATGTCCCTCAGCCTGTTGCAGGGCCTGCTGTACGCCGGCAAATTTGGCTTCGAACTCAGCCTGCTTACCATCAATCACCTGGTAGTTCATTCCCACTGTAATCATCGTTTCCTCCTGGTTTTGAATAAGGATTTTCTTTACATCGTATGGCAGGGGGCGTGGTACTACAACTGCGATTCAGCTGTTCCCAGAGACATCCGCACACAGCCATTTTGTGCTCTGATCAAGTTATCAGACTCCGCCTTGCAAACATATCTTTTCTTTGCAGAGACCTGAAATATAGATTCCTTTTAAAACGACTCTGACTAGAATAGCTCGTCGGAATTAATTCTCCAGGTGCCCAGGGTACAGATTCACCTCTCACTTCTGTCATTTCTCATTTCCAGAACTTTACTATTGCCGTCGAAAAAGGACCCGCTGAATGAGCCGCTTGAACTGGCATCAGGCCGTCTTGCAGAACATGATAGACGCCGTGATCGCAGTTGATACACGACAGCGTATCATGCTGATGAATCCCTCTGCGGAACGACTGCTCGGTCGTACAATTAAAGAAATCCAGGGACAGGATTTTTTCGAAACATTCCTGTTGGCAGCAATAGAATTTCGGGCTGAAATGCAACAGTCTCTCGAATCTGTCCTCTCGACAGGTGAGTATGTCATCTTCAGCAGTCAGCCTGCTATCAATACAAAAGAGAACTCGCCTCAACAAATTAACGGTAATATCGCTCCGCTGTATGAGCATCCCGGTAAAATCATGGGAGCCCTCTTCGTCTTTTATAATCAGAACGAGGACCAGGATCCCTTCCTCTGTTTTAGAGACCTGCAGAATTTCATAGTTAATTCTCCGGTCGCGATCGCGCTGTTCGACAGAAACATGCGCTATCTGGCCACCAGCCGCCGCTGGATCGACGACTACAGGCTGGAAGACAACTTGCAGGGCCGCTCCCATTATGAAGTCTTTCCGGAAATTCCCAATCACTGGAGAGTTGCTCATCAGCAGTGTCTCGCAGGATCGATTCTGCGAAATGAAGAACTGTTTCCGCGTGAAGGCGGCGCAGCGCACTGGATCAACTGGATCATCCAACCCTGGTATGAATCGAGAAATTCGATCGGCGGTATGGTTATCCTCACAGAAGACATCACCGACCGCAAACACCTCGAGCAGGAAAACCAGGAATTGCTCGAACAGCTGGTGGCAGCGCAGAAGATCGAATCCCTCGGTAGACTCGCCGGAGGTATCGCCCACGACTTCAATAATATGTTGAACGTGATCCAGGGCCATGTCGGGCTGGCGCTGCTCGACATCGATACGGACCACCCCCTCCATCATCACCTGACAGAAATTCGCGATGCTGCAGAGCGTTCCACCGAACTGACTCAACAACTTTTGAGCTTTAGCAGTCGCGAGGAAGCCGAACCAAGGTTGATTGAACTCAATCAGTCGATTGAGGGTATGTTGCGCATTTTGAAACGCCTGATTGCTGAGGAAATCGAATTTGTCTGGGAGCCGGAATCTGAAGGCTGTATCGTCAAAATGGATCCTTCCCAGATCGATCAGATTCTGGCGAACCTCTGCGTGAATGCCAGTGACGCCATTTCCGGAATTGGAACCATCACCCTGAAAACGGAGAACAGAGAATTCGACCACGAATTCTGTAAAGCACATCCGGAGTACCTTCCCGGTCATTTTGTGATGCTTTCCGTATCTGATACCGGTCCCGGCATAGACCCGGCCACACAGGCTCGCATTTTTGAACCCTTCTTCACCACAAAGCCACAGGGAAAAGGAACCGGGCTCGGCCTGTCCACCGTCGCAGGAATTGTCAAACAGAACCAGGGCTTCGTCCGCGTGGAAAATCAGCCCGGCAGTGGCTCGACGTTTCAAATATTCCTTCCCTGTCGTCGCGATGGAAAACCGCTCCCTCACCTCGAACCCGCTGTACGTGCACCCATCGGTACCAGCGAAATGATCCTGTTGATCGATGACGAACCGATGCTCGCCAAAATCAGCAGGGAGATCCTGCTCTCGCTGGGCTATCGCGTGATCATCGCCACCAGTCCCCGGGAAGCCATCCAGATACTGCTTGATTTTAAGGGAACGGTGGACCTGTTAATCACCGATATGGTCATGCCCGAAATGAACGGCCAGGAACTTTATCTCGCATTACAGAAACTCCAGCCAAATCTCAATGTCCTGTATATGTCCGGCTACACCTTGCACATCATGGCCGAACAAGGCATCACCAGCGAAGAGAACTCCTTCCTCAAAAAACCATTCTCGCGCAACGAACTGGCAGTCAAAGTCAGACAGGTACTGCAAGGGGGCTGAGCGTAGCTGGAGTGATGTAACTCACACCGCATGCCTGAAATCAGAACAGCTTATGCAGACGCTTC
Proteins encoded in this region:
- a CDS encoding ATP-binding protein, giving the protein MSRLNWHQAVLQNMIDAVIAVDTRQRIMLMNPSAERLLGRTIKEIQGQDFFETFLLAAIEFRAEMQQSLESVLSTGEYVIFSSQPAINTKENSPQQINGNIAPLYEHPGKIMGALFVFYNQNEDQDPFLCFRDLQNFIVNSPVAIALFDRNMRYLATSRRWIDDYRLEDNLQGRSHYEVFPEIPNHWRVAHQQCLAGSILRNEELFPREGGAAHWINWIIQPWYESRNSIGGMVILTEDITDRKHLEQENQELLEQLVAAQKIESLGRLAGGIAHDFNNMLNVIQGHVGLALLDIDTDHPLHHHLTEIRDAAERSTELTQQLLSFSSREEAEPRLIELNQSIEGMLRILKRLIAEEIEFVWEPESEGCIVKMDPSQIDQILANLCVNASDAISGIGTITLKTENREFDHEFCKAHPEYLPGHFVMLSVSDTGPGIDPATQARIFEPFFTTKPQGKGTGLGLSTVAGIVKQNQGFVRVENQPGSGSTFQIFLPCRRDGKPLPHLEPAVRAPIGTSEMILLIDDEPMLAKISREILLSLGYRVIIATSPREAIQILLDFKGTVDLLITDMVMPEMNGQELYLALQKLQPNLNVLYMSGYTLHIMAEQGITSEENSFLKKPFSRNELAVKVRQVLQGG
- a CDS encoding antibiotic biosynthesis monooxygenase family protein, with the translated sequence MITVGMNYQVIDGKQAEFEAKFAGVQQALQQAEGHTSSHLWQDVSDNASYMITSEWSDEQAFQDFIHSDAFRAVTNWGKEEILSDRPRHKIYKH